In a genomic window of Nitrospirota bacterium:
- a CDS encoding segregation/condensation protein A codes for MDHHSDAAEQIELPYQVRIENFEGPLDLLLHLIKKSEINIYDIPIHLIAQQYLTYIEAMEELNLTVAGEFLVMAATLLQIKSKMLLPADETVPDEEDGPDPREELVRRLLEYKKFKEAARQLDEHERLWREIYSREPSQASQLESDESLLEEVGLFDLVDALQGILDRNPGKQLLEIVPDNLTVRERMNAILEMLEGRESVSFVELFERSCHRLVIIVTFLALLELMRLRTARVFQAEHFGPILVSRAFSLVPDPAEWDDAEWRGA; via the coding sequence GTGGATCACCACTCAGACGCTGCGGAACAAATAGAGCTGCCCTATCAGGTTCGCATCGAAAACTTTGAAGGGCCTCTTGATCTCTTGCTCCATCTCATTAAGAAGAGCGAGATCAATATTTACGATATTCCCATCCATCTGATCGCGCAGCAATACCTCACCTATATTGAAGCGATGGAAGAGCTGAATCTGACTGTTGCGGGAGAGTTTCTTGTGATGGCGGCCACCTTGCTACAAATCAAGTCGAAGATGCTGCTGCCAGCCGATGAGACGGTTCCCGATGAAGAGGATGGGCCTGATCCACGTGAAGAGTTAGTGCGGCGACTGCTTGAATACAAGAAGTTCAAAGAGGCAGCCCGTCAGTTGGATGAGCACGAGCGGCTCTGGCGTGAGATCTACAGCCGTGAGCCGAGCCAGGCGTCCCAACTGGAATCTGATGAGAGTCTGCTGGAGGAGGTCGGTCTGTTCGATTTAGTGGATGCCCTGCAGGGAATCCTCGATCGCAATCCCGGGAAGCAACTCCTGGAGATTGTGCCGGATAATTTGACGGTTCGGGAGCGGATGAACGCGATTTTGGAAATGTTGGAAGGGCGGGAGTCGGTCAGTTTTGTCGAGCTCTTCGAACGCTCCTGCCATCGTCTTGTCATCATTGTCACATTCTTGGCCTTGCTGGAACTGATGAGGCTTCGAACGGCTCGAGTATTCCAGGCAGAACATTTCGGGCCAATTCTCGTGTCGCGCGCGTTCTCACTCGTACCGGACCCGGCAGAATGGGATGATGCTGAATGGAGGGGAGCATGA
- a CDS encoding pentapeptide repeat-containing protein codes for MMKRVCVWIMIGGLILWLPSGAGGSTCQVETSDPGPGVGLVRHLSVDCTEQEREARAVDATQVLQAFREGKGIDLAGVVIRGNLSLDTLPVGRLPPELEGAKDLQGFEVRLISGSMKIVNSVVRGTIRYGSTTGLLVIQGPVSFNGTRFEQVVDLSRSVFLQPVTLSGAQFLRESYFVQGRFLRGLYAEGTMFGPHTRFHRSVFQGPVTFRQSRFNGLAEFLEVTFEKDADLSHSYFTLGTGFSGSRFQGRADFSEVTFEREAFFTFTLFDGDTYFPGARFQSTADFSDASFKGRDDFSKAHFNQKPQFTGAAKPATVQAAQESENRMVPYAVGFTLLAAIALLAVYVIRSR; via the coding sequence ATGATGAAGAGAGTCTGTGTATGGATCATGATCGGAGGGCTTATTCTTTGGCTGCCGTCCGGCGCCGGCGGATCGACCTGTCAGGTGGAGACATCTGATCCAGGGCCGGGGGTGGGGTTGGTGCGGCATCTGAGCGTCGATTGCACGGAACAAGAGCGAGAAGCGCGAGCGGTGGATGCCACACAGGTACTGCAGGCGTTCAGAGAAGGGAAGGGGATTGATCTTGCAGGGGTCGTCATTCGCGGCAATCTATCTTTGGATACGTTGCCTGTAGGCAGGCTGCCGCCTGAGCTTGAGGGGGCGAAGGACCTGCAAGGTTTCGAGGTACGTCTGATTTCCGGCTCCATGAAGATTGTCAATTCGGTGGTACGAGGAACGATCAGGTACGGATCAACAACAGGGTTGCTGGTGATACAGGGTCCTGTGTCGTTTAACGGGACCAGGTTTGAGCAGGTGGTAGATCTCTCACGATCTGTATTCCTTCAGCCAGTGACTCTGTCAGGCGCACAGTTCTTGCGGGAGTCCTATTTTGTGCAAGGGCGGTTTCTGCGCGGCTTGTACGCTGAGGGCACGATGTTCGGTCCGCATACGAGATTTCATCGATCGGTCTTTCAAGGGCCGGTCACCTTCCGGCAATCGAGGTTCAACGGGCTGGCGGAATTTTTGGAAGTGACTTTCGAGAAGGATGCCGATCTGTCACACAGCTATTTCACCCTGGGAACCGGGTTTTCCGGAAGCCGGTTTCAAGGGAGGGCGGATTTCTCCGAGGTGACCTTCGAACGCGAAGCGTTTTTTACCTTTACCCTTTTCGACGGAGACACGTACTTTCCCGGCGCCAGATTCCAATCGACGGCGGATTTTTCTGATGCGTCATTCAAGGGACGGGACGACTTTTCGAAAGCCCATTTCAACCAGAAACCACAGTTTACAGGAGCAGCCAAACCAGCAACCGTACAGGCGGCGCAAGAGAGCGAAAATCGGATGGTCCCCTACGCGGTCGGCTTCACGCTTCTGGCCGCCATCGCCCTATTAGCTGTCTATGTGATAAGGTCACGATAA